GCGGCCAGACGGGCGGGGCGCTCGGTCCGCTGCTGGCGGCCTTCGTCATCGTGCCGCGCGGCCAGACGAGCCTCGCCTGGTTCTCGGCCACCGCCCTGCTGGCGATGATGGTGATGACCTGGACGGCCGGGCGCTATGCCGAGCTGCAGCGTCAGCAGGCGGCGGCGCCAGCCAAGGCGAAGGTGGCCGCAACGGCCCCGGTGCGCTCGACGGCGGCGGTAGGCTTCGCGGTGACGATCCTGGTGATCCTGCTGTTCTCCAAGAACGCCTATTCGCAGAGCTTCAGCTCGTTCTACACCTTCTACCTGATCGGGAAGTTCGGGGTTGCCGTGCAGACCTCGCAGATCATGCTGTTCCTGTTCCTGGCCTCCTCGGCCGCGGGCGCGATCTTCGGCGGCATCCTGGGAGACCGGATCGGCCGCAACAAGATCATCTGGTTCTCGATCCTCGGCGCGCTGCCTTTCACGCTGATGCTGCCCCATGTCGATCTGGTCTGGACCGGCGTGCTGACGATCGTGATCAACCTGATCATGTCCAGCGCCTTCGCGGCGATCCTGATCTACGCGATGGAGCTGATGCCGGGCCGCATCGGCCTCGTCGGCGGGCTGTTCTACGGCCTGTCCTTCGGTCTCGGCGGCATCGCCGCGGCGATGCTCGGCGAACTGGCCGACCGCATCGGCATCGACGCGGTCTATCATCTCTGCGCCTTCCTGCCGGCGATCGGCCTGCTCGCCTGGTTCCTGCCGCGGCTCGCCTCCGACGGGGCGCCGGCACCCGGGCACTGACGCCGGCCGGATTGATCTCCCCCAATGCGCGCGGCGGTGCCGGCGCTAGGCTGACCCCCAAAAGCAACGCCCCGGCGAGAGCGCGGAGGCGGATGAGGGGAGAGGCCATGGACCATATCCAGAGCGAGACCGGAGCGGCGGAGCCGCGGCGCCCGGACCCGGTGGTCCGGCGCATCGCCATCCATGACGTGGTCGAGGCCTTCGTCGCGGGTCTCAGGGACTTCCAGGCGGCGCCGCTCTTCGGGCTGTTCTTCGGCGGGATCTATGCGCTGGGCGGGCTTTCGATCCTGATGTCGCTGACGCGGTTCGGCATGCCCTATCTCGCTTATCCGCTGGCGGCGGGCTTCGTTCTGATCGGCCCCTTCGTCGCGGTCGGGCTCTACGAGGTGTCGCGCCGGCGCGAGGCGGGAGAGACGCTGGGTTGGGGGCAGGTGCTCGGCGTCGTCTTCGCGCAGGGCCAGCGGGAGCTGGGCTGGATGGCCTTCGTCACGCTCTTCGTGATGATGATGTGGCTCTACCAGGTGCGCCTGCTGCTGGCGCTGTTCCTCGGCTTCCAGTCCTTCTCCAGCTTCTCGGGCTTCCTGACCGTGCTCACCTCGACGCCGGAGGGGCTGATGTTCCTGGCCGTCGGCAACCTCGTCGGCGCCGTGCTGGCCACGATCCTGTTCTCGCTGACGGTGATCTCCTTTCCATTGCTGCTCGACCGCGAGGTCGATTTCATCACCGCCATGATCACCAGCGTGCGGGCGGTGTCGACGAACCCACTGCCGATGCTGGGCTTCGCGGCGCTGATTGCGGCGCTGTGCCTGGTGGCGATGCTGCCGGCCTTTCTCGGCCTCGTCGTGCTGCTGCCCGTGCTTGGCCATGCGACCTGGCATCTCTACCGGCGGGTGGTCGAGCCGGTGGCCTGACCCGGGATGCGGGCACACCGGCGCCTGCTGCCATGACGCGTCGCACGCTTCCTGTCAGTCTCTCCCTCGACGGGGAGGACCGACCATGGACGAACTGCGACCCTATCGCGCGATGGCTTTCAACAATCTCTGGGCCAATCACCGGCTGCTGCGCAGTTGCGCGGGCCTCTCGCAGGCCGAATGGGTGGCGCCGCGCACCGGGTTCTTCCCGAGCCTGCGGGCGACGCTCAACCACATCCTGATCATCGACCATTTCTATGTCGACGCGATGGAGGGCGGCACGCTCGGCCCCGCCGCCTGGGCGAACCGCGAGCCCTGCGCGACGCTTCCTGAGCTTCAGGCCGCGCAGGAGGCGATGGACCGGCGGCTGATCGCGATGGTCGAAGCGGCGGCGGGCCAAGGTACGGACATGGGCGGGCTGGAGCGGATCGTCAGCGTGCACCGCGGCGCCCGCATTCAGCGCGAGCGGCTCGACCGGCTGCTGCTGCATCTGTTCCAGCACCAGACCCATCATCGCGGCCAGGCCCATGCCATGCTCAGCGGCACGTCGGTGGCGCCGCCGCAACTCGACGAGTTCTTCTCGGTCGAAGAGGCGGAGC
This portion of the Bosea sp. OAE506 genome encodes:
- a CDS encoding MFS transporter; amino-acid sequence: MTATTPPARIAQAAAMPVLIALSATHLLNDMMQSLIPAIYPIIKVAYGLDFGQIGLITLTFQITASLFQPLVGAYTDKNPMPYSMVVGMGFTLFGLVGLAYAGSYPLLLLSAGCVGLGSSIFHPEATRMARNASGGRHGLAQGIFQVGGQTGGALGPLLAAFVIVPRGQTSLAWFSATALLAMMVMTWTAGRYAELQRQQAAAPAKAKVAATAPVRSTAAVGFAVTILVILLFSKNAYSQSFSSFYTFYLIGKFGVAVQTSQIMLFLFLASSAAGAIFGGILGDRIGRNKIIWFSILGALPFTLMLPHVDLVWTGVLTIVINLIMSSAFAAILIYAMELMPGRIGLVGGLFYGLSFGLGGIAAAMLGELADRIGIDAVYHLCAFLPAIGLLAWFLPRLASDGAPAPGH
- a CDS encoding DUF2189 domain-containing protein, producing the protein MDHIQSETGAAEPRRPDPVVRRIAIHDVVEAFVAGLRDFQAAPLFGLFFGGIYALGGLSILMSLTRFGMPYLAYPLAAGFVLIGPFVAVGLYEVSRRREAGETLGWGQVLGVVFAQGQRELGWMAFVTLFVMMMWLYQVRLLLALFLGFQSFSSFSGFLTVLTSTPEGLMFLAVGNLVGAVLATILFSLTVISFPLLLDREVDFITAMITSVRAVSTNPLPMLGFAALIAALCLVAMLPAFLGLVVLLPVLGHATWHLYRRVVEPVA
- a CDS encoding DinB family protein, yielding MDELRPYRAMAFNNLWANHRLLRSCAGLSQAEWVAPRTGFFPSLRATLNHILIIDHFYVDAMEGGTLGPAAWANREPCATLPELQAAQEAMDRRLIAMVEAAAGQGTDMGGLERIVSVHRGARIQRERLDRLLLHLFQHQTHHRGQAHAMLSGTSVAPPQLDEFFSVEEAELRAGEFAALGLSEARVWGEGS